The DNA window CAAGGGCAGCCACGCCATCTACGTGTCGCAGCCCGGCGCGGTCGCGGCCCTTATCGCACAAGCGGCCAAGGGAGTGAAAGCCGCCGGCGCGTAGCCAGTTACATATAGCTCAACCACCAATCCCGGCGGCGCTGCTTCAGGCGCATGAGCCACAGGCACGGGTAATAGAGGACGAGCACGACCGCGATCCACATCAGGTAGATGAACGGAAGGTTGAAGCCGAAGCCGGGCGGCGCCGAGCCGAGCATGAAGCCGCCGCGCCAGAGGTGCGCGTGCGGCTGGCCGAAGGCGCTCGCTACCGCGATCGCCATGAGATGGATGACGTAAAGATGCAGGACGTAATAGAACATGGGCACGCGTCCGAAGACCACGAAGAAGCGCGCCACGCGCGCGGCCAGGCCAGGGCCGCTGATCCTGATGCGATCGAAGAACGAGAGCGCAATCAGCGCCGGGCCGAGCGTCATGAGCAGGAACTGGAGTGAGGGTGGATACTTCGCCACGTCGGTGAACAGGATGAAGTCGTTCGCCAGCGTGGCCTGGAGGTGGAAGTCGGCGTCGGGCAATCCGGTGCCGGCAAAGAAGTTCTGGTGCGGGTTGCCGTAGATATTCGTGGCGCGCAGCACGATAAAGGCGGCGGTCACGATGAGGCCGGCGCGCAGCGTCCAGCGCTGGCGGTCGGCGGGCGTGCGCCGCAGCACCTCGCCAAAGGCGAAACCCAGCGCCATCACACCGATCCATGGGACCAGCGGATAGAGCACGAAGAATCCGAAGGGCGCGCCGGGTGGCAGGTGCGGCTGCAGCCACGCCGGCGGTGTCAGCGGGATGAAGCCGGGCTGATGCAGTATCGTCCACAGCCAGCCAAGCTTTCCGAAGGCCGCGGGCTGCACATTGTCGAGCAGGTTGTGTCCGGCGACCATGACTGCTCCGATGGCGACGATCCACTTCGTGGGCAGCCGCACGATGGCGGAGTTGATCACCATGCTCCATCCCAGCGCCCAGAGCACGCCGCCCCAGGGAAACGGGAAGATGAAGGTCCAGCCGAAACCGACGACGGTGAATTCGAGCAGGATGAGCCACAGGCCGCGCGTCCAGAGGAAGTGCGCGATCTGGGCTTTGCTTTTGCCGCGCGCGTAACTCAAGAATGCGCCCGTGCCGGCGAGGAAGAAGAACGAGGGCGCGCAGTAATGCGTGACCCAACGCGTGATCCAAAGCGCGAAGTAGGTATGCGGCACGTCCTCGGGCTGGAAGCTAAGGTGAGTGAGGTAGTCGCGGACGTGGTCGAGCGCCATTACCACCATCACGATGCCGCGCAAGACGTCCACCGAATCGAGACGCAGCCGGCTTCCTTCTGGGGCGAGTGGGTCGGGAGTGTGGACGCCCCGCGCTTGTGGAATGTTTTCGGATTTGTGTGGCGCCGCCATCGTGGCTGCGAAGGGTAGCATCTCTCGGACGGCCAGAACGGGAAACCGTCACCTACTCTTGGTTCTCGAGGACGCGCGCGAGGAAGTGCACGAGTCGCCATTGATCTGCCAGCGTGGGCTTGCCAGCGGCCTCCACGTGCGAGATGGCCGGACTCACCAGCGTGGCGCGCAGTTGCGCGGCGGGAATCTCGCGCGCGAGCCATTCACTTTCTGCCGCGGGGA is part of the Acidobacteriota bacterium genome and encodes:
- a CDS encoding heparan-alpha-glucosaminide N-acetyltransferase domain-containing protein, whose product is MAAPHKSENIPQARGVHTPDPLAPEGSRLRLDSVDVLRGIVMVVMALDHVRDYLTHLSFQPEDVPHTYFALWITRWVTHYCAPSFFFLAGTGAFLSYARGKSKAQIAHFLWTRGLWLILLEFTVVGFGWTFIFPFPWGGVLWALGWSMVINSAIVRLPTKWIVAIGAVMVAGHNLLDNVQPAAFGKLGWLWTILHQPGFIPLTPPAWLQPHLPPGAPFGFFVLYPLVPWIGVMALGFAFGEVLRRTPADRQRWTLRAGLIVTAAFIVLRATNIYGNPHQNFFAGTGLPDADFHLQATLANDFILFTDVAKYPPSLQFLLMTLGPALIALSFFDRIRISGPGLAARVARFFVVFGRVPMFYYVLHLYVIHLMAIAVASAFGQPHAHLWRGGFMLGSAPPGFGFNLPFIYLMWIAVVLVLYYPCLWLMRLKQRRRDWWLSYM
- a CDS encoding alpha/beta hydrolase, coding for DATPELRSALLRSIARHTGEMAAVSPAAQLAGLRVPVYLLHGEGDNVIPAAESEWLAREIPAAQLRATLVSPAISHVEAAGKPTLADQWRLVHFLARVLENQE